In one Streptomyces venezuelae genomic region, the following are encoded:
- the pyk gene encoding pyruvate kinase, whose translation MRRAKIVCTLGPATDSYDQIKALVEAGMDVARFNLSHGTHAEHEERYQRVRKASEETGRSVGILADLQGPKIRLGRFREGPVLLERGDEFTITVENGVEGDRQLCGTTYDGLADDVTTGERILVDDGKVTLEVTAVDGPRVTTTVIEGGMVSDHKGLNLPGVAVSVPALSDKDQDDLRWALRSGFDVIALSFVRSGRDIEDVHRIMDEEGHRLPVIAKVEKPQAVDNIEDIVAAFDGIMVARGDLGVEMPLEQVPIVQKRAIKLAKRNAKPVIVATQMLDSMIDNSRPTRAEASDVANAVIDGTDAVMLSGETSVGKYPIETVKTMGRIVEAAEEDILAKGLPPLTERNKPRTQGGAVARAAAEMGDFLGAKFLVAFTQSGDTVRRLSRYRSPIPLLAFTPDKATRSQLNLTWGVETLLGPHVDSTDAMVDQVDELLLKIGRCQKGDVVVITAGSPPGVPGSTNLVRIHHIGEDDSPK comes from the coding sequence ATGCGCCGAGCGAAAATCGTCTGCACCCTGGGACCCGCGACCGACTCGTACGACCAGATCAAGGCCCTGGTCGAAGCCGGAATGGACGTGGCACGCTTCAACCTCAGCCACGGCACCCACGCCGAGCACGAGGAGCGCTACCAGCGCGTGCGAAAGGCCTCCGAGGAGACAGGACGCAGCGTCGGCATCCTCGCCGACCTTCAAGGCCCGAAGATCCGCCTCGGCCGCTTCCGCGAAGGCCCCGTACTACTCGAACGCGGCGACGAGTTCACCATCACCGTCGAAAACGGCGTCGAAGGCGACCGCCAACTCTGCGGCACCACCTACGACGGCCTCGCCGACGACGTCACCACCGGCGAACGCATCCTCGTCGACGACGGCAAGGTGACACTTGAGGTCACCGCCGTCGACGGCCCCCGCGTCACCACCACCGTCATCGAAGGCGGCATGGTCTCCGACCACAAGGGCCTCAACCTCCCCGGCGTCGCCGTCTCCGTCCCCGCCCTCTCCGACAAGGACCAGGACGACCTCCGCTGGGCCCTGCGTTCAGGCTTCGACGTCATCGCCCTCTCCTTCGTCCGCAGCGGACGCGACATCGAAGACGTCCACCGCATCATGGACGAAGAAGGCCACCGACTCCCCGTCATCGCCAAGGTCGAAAAGCCCCAGGCCGTCGACAACATCGAAGACATCGTCGCCGCCTTCGACGGCATCATGGTCGCCCGAGGCGACCTCGGCGTCGAAATGCCCCTGGAACAAGTCCCGATCGTCCAGAAGCGCGCGATCAAACTCGCCAAGCGCAACGCCAAGCCGGTCATCGTCGCCACGCAGATGCTCGACTCGATGATCGACAACTCCCGCCCCACGAGGGCGGAGGCAAGCGACGTGGCCAACGCCGTCATCGACGGCACGGACGCGGTGATGCTCTCCGGCGAGACGAGCGTCGGCAAGTACCCCATCGAGACCGTCAAGACGATGGGCCGCATCGTCGAAGCGGCGGAAGAGGACATCCTCGCGAAGGGCCTGCCCCCACTCACGGAACGCAACAAGCCCCGCACCCAGGGCGGCGCCGTCGCCCGCGCGGCAGCGGAAATGGGAGACTTCCTCGGCGCGAAGTTCCTGGTCGCCTTCACCCAGTCCGGCGACACGGTCCGCCGCCTCTCCCGCTACCGCTCACCCATCCCGCTCCTCGCCTTCACCCCCGACAAGGCGACACGCTCCCAGCTGAACCTCACGTGGGGCGTCGAGACCCTCCTCGGCCCGCACGTCGACTCCACCGACGCGATGGTCGACCAGGTGGACGAGCTGCTGCTCAAGATCGGCCGCTGCCAGAAGGGCGACGTCGTCGTCATCACGGCGGGCTCCCCGCCCGGGGTCCCCGGCTCCACGAACCTGGTCCGCATCCACCACATCGGCGAGGACGACAGTCCGAAGTAG
- a CDS encoding transcriptional regulator — protein MYDMGTCKRALALVGQGRSLNSVSKETGVSRAAIRSWQTRIEPLERGRADPCPRCADEPRAPEDPAAYSYLLGLYLGDGCISHQRRGVYSLRISCADVWPGLIDACAKAVSAVRPTNKVCRVQSTGCQYVTSWSKHWPCLFPQHGPGKKHDRKIALEPWQQGIVDAHPWDFVRGLIHSDGCRITNWTTRLVGGERKRYEYPRYFFTNVSDDIRELFTRTLNTLGVGWTHCTRHGNPYNISVARKADVALMDVHVGPKH, from the coding sequence ATGTACGACATGGGCACATGCAAGCGGGCCCTGGCCCTCGTCGGCCAGGGCCGCAGCCTGAACTCCGTCAGCAAGGAGACCGGCGTCTCCAGAGCCGCCATCCGGTCCTGGCAGACCCGCATCGAGCCGCTCGAACGCGGTCGCGCCGACCCGTGCCCTCGGTGTGCGGACGAGCCGCGCGCTCCCGAGGACCCCGCTGCGTATTCGTACCTGCTGGGTCTCTACCTCGGCGACGGCTGCATCAGCCATCAGCGCCGGGGCGTCTATTCCCTACGGATTTCCTGTGCCGATGTGTGGCCCGGCCTCATCGACGCCTGTGCCAAAGCCGTCTCGGCCGTACGTCCGACGAACAAGGTGTGCCGCGTCCAGAGCACCGGCTGCCAGTACGTCACTTCCTGGAGCAAACACTGGCCCTGCCTCTTCCCCCAGCACGGCCCCGGCAAGAAGCACGACCGCAAGATCGCCCTCGAACCCTGGCAACAAGGGATCGTCGACGCCCACCCGTGGGACTTCGTCCGCGGGCTCATCCACTCCGACGGGTGCCGCATCACCAACTGGACGACCCGCCTCGTCGGCGGCGAGCGCAAGCGCTACGAATACCCCCGCTACTTCTTCACCAACGTCTCCGACGACATCAGGGAGCTCTTCACCCGCACCCTCAACACGCTCGGCGTCGGCTGGACGCACTGCACCCGGCACGGGAACCCGTACAACATCTCCGTCGCCCGCAAAGCCGACGTGGCCCTCATGGACGTCCACGTCGGCCCGAAACACTGA
- a CDS encoding ANTAR domain-containing response regulator — protein MTAPESPQPTDASDDDKSHVPPLTTRVVIAEDEALIRLDLKEMLEEEGYSVVGEAGDGQMAVELAREHKPDLVILDVKMPVLDGISAAEKIAEESIAPVLMLTAFSQRDLVERARDAGAMAYLVKPFSKSDVVPAIEMAVSRFTELKALEQEVADLSQRLETRKLVDRAKSILQTEYGLTEPAAFRWIQKTSMDRRLSMQQVAEAVIEDAEEKKASKG, from the coding sequence GTGACCGCCCCCGAGTCGCCCCAGCCCACCGACGCGTCGGACGACGACAAGTCGCACGTGCCTCCGCTGACGACCCGCGTCGTCATCGCCGAGGACGAGGCCCTGATCCGGCTCGACCTCAAAGAGATGCTGGAGGAAGAGGGCTACAGCGTCGTCGGCGAGGCCGGTGACGGTCAGATGGCCGTCGAGCTCGCCCGCGAGCACAAGCCGGACCTGGTGATCCTGGACGTGAAGATGCCCGTCCTGGACGGCATCTCCGCGGCGGAGAAGATCGCCGAGGAGTCCATCGCCCCCGTACTGATGCTGACCGCGTTCTCGCAGCGCGACCTCGTGGAGCGCGCGAGGGACGCCGGCGCGATGGCGTACCTGGTGAAGCCGTTCAGCAAGAGCGACGTCGTGCCGGCCATCGAGATGGCCGTGTCCCGCTTCACGGAGCTGAAGGCGCTGGAGCAGGAGGTCGCGGACCTCTCGCAGCGGCTGGAGACGCGGAAGCTGGTCGACCGGGCGAAGTCGATTCTGCAGACGGAGTACGGCCTCACCGAGCCCGCCGCGTTCCGGTGGATCCAGAAGACGTCGATGGACCGTCGGCTGTCGATGCAGCAGGTCGCGGAGGCGGTCATTGAGGACGCCGAGGAGAAGAAGGCGTCGAAGGGCTAG
- a CDS encoding ABC transporter ATP-binding protein: MTALLEVEDLRVAYGKIEAVKGISFKVNAGEVVTLIGTNGAGKTTTLRTLSGLLKPVGGSIKFNGKPLRKYRADQIVAQGLAHSPEGRHIFPRMTIENNLRLGAYLRSDKAGIEKDINRAYELFPILGERKKQAAGTLSGGEQQMLAMGRALMSQPKLLMLDEPSMGLSPIMMQKIMATISELKANGTTILLVEQNAQAALSLADHGHVMEVGKIVLSGTGGDLLHDESVRKAYLGED, encoded by the coding sequence ATGACCGCACTCCTTGAGGTCGAGGACCTCCGCGTCGCCTACGGCAAAATCGAAGCCGTCAAAGGCATCAGCTTCAAAGTCAACGCCGGAGAAGTCGTCACGCTCATCGGCACGAACGGCGCGGGCAAGACGACCACGCTCCGGACATTGTCGGGACTGCTGAAGCCCGTGGGCGGCTCCATCAAGTTCAACGGCAAGCCGCTACGGAAATACCGCGCCGACCAGATCGTCGCGCAAGGCCTCGCCCACTCCCCCGAAGGCCGCCACATCTTCCCCCGCATGACCATCGAGAACAACCTCCGCCTCGGCGCCTACCTCCGCTCCGACAAGGCAGGCATCGAAAAGGACATCAACCGCGCCTACGAACTCTTCCCCATCCTCGGAGAACGGAAGAAGCAGGCCGCGGGCACGCTCTCGGGCGGCGAACAGCAGATGCTCGCCATGGGCCGCGCGCTGATGTCCCAGCCCAAGCTCCTCATGCTCGACGAACCCTCCATGGGACTCTCGCCGATCATGATGCAGAAGATCATGGCGACGATCTCCGAGCTCAAGGCCAACGGCACGACCATTCTCCTGGTCGAACAGAACGCCCAGGCCGCGCTCTCCCTCGCCGACCACGGCCACGTCATGGAGGTCGGCAAGATCGTCCTCTCCGGCACGGGCGGGGATCTTCTGCACGACGAGTCCGTGCGGAAGGCATACCTCGGCGAGGACTGA
- a CDS encoding ABC transporter ATP-binding protein codes for MTTDTTKEDRTPATPAGENVLDARGVTMRFGGLTAVRSVDLTVNSGEIVGLIGPNGAGKTTFFNCLTGLYIPTEGEVRYKGDILPAKSFKVTAAGIARTFQNIRLFANMTVLENVLVGRHTRTKEGLWSALLRGPGFHKAEAASKARALELLEFVGLADKAEHLSRNLPYGEQRKLEIARALASEPGLLLLDEPTAGMNPQETRATEELVFAIRDMGIAVLVIEHDMRFIFNLCDRVAVLVQGEKLVEGTSETVQQDDRVIAAYLGEPFEENNK; via the coding sequence ATGACCACCGACACCACCAAAGAGGACCGCACCCCCGCCACCCCGGCCGGCGAAAACGTCCTCGACGCCCGCGGCGTCACCATGCGCTTCGGCGGCCTCACCGCCGTACGCTCCGTCGACCTCACCGTCAACAGCGGCGAAATCGTCGGCCTCATCGGCCCCAACGGCGCAGGCAAAACCACCTTCTTCAACTGCCTCACCGGCCTCTACATCCCCACCGAGGGCGAGGTCCGCTACAAGGGCGACATCCTCCCCGCCAAATCCTTCAAGGTCACCGCGGCAGGCATCGCCCGCACCTTCCAGAACATCAGGCTCTTCGCCAACATGACGGTCCTGGAGAACGTCCTCGTAGGCCGCCACACGCGGACCAAGGAAGGCCTCTGGTCGGCCCTGCTGCGCGGCCCCGGCTTCCACAAGGCGGAGGCGGCGTCCAAGGCCCGCGCCCTGGAGCTCCTGGAGTTCGTCGGCCTCGCCGACAAGGCCGAACACCTCTCGCGCAACCTCCCCTACGGAGAACAGCGCAAGCTGGAGATCGCCCGAGCCCTGGCGAGCGAACCGGGTCTCCTTCTCCTCGACGAGCCGACGGCCGGCATGAACCCCCAGGAGACCCGCGCCACCGAAGAACTCGTCTTCGCCATCCGCGACATGGGCATCGCCGTCCTCGTCATCGAGCACGACATGCGCTTCATCTTCAACCTCTGCGACCGCGTCGCCGTCCTCGTCCAAGGCGAAAAACTCGTCGAAGGCACCAGCGAAACCGTGCAACAGGACGACCGCGTCATCGCCGCATACCTCGGCGAGCCCTTCGAGGAGAACAACAAATGA
- a CDS encoding branched-chain amino acid ABC transporter permease — MTTHTTTADSPQPHKEKPPTGLIPIPVGPARALTTGGGILTIISTFMAWTWTAKFPGDLTVYGYPGGLQVLVLIAGALTTLLGLASYGVKGLRTIAPAGTDAALKYAAIAAFTTAWYTIIAISDTLGGLANLEPGGWIAAIATLTALIGALALPFHRPHTYPVDEEDSTWEQFKHRCRNASTITKGAFAADTTPAPARKLNSYLEILIIIAALAVGLLVFTYGIGTEYDELFIGFLLTVGFCFAALAKAGLVAQVSTYTARHRNVTLTGAFLAAAAFPFTQSDDQYATIGVYILIFATVALGLNIVVGLAGLLDLGYVAFLGVGAYAASMVSGSPSSPFDVHLPFWGAILVGAGASLVFGVLIGAPTLRLRGDYLAIVTLGFGEIFRLAANNSDGSSGPDITNGSNGISSIPNLKIFGFDFGVEHSILGQTIGRFANYFFLMLLITLVVVLVFRRSENSRIGRAWVAIREDETAALAMGINGFRVKLIAFALGASLAGLAGTVQAHVTYTVTPEQYQFANSVPPNSAFLLAAVVLGGMGTISGPLVGAALLYLIPNKLQFLGDYQLFAFGLALVLLMRFRPEGLIPNRRRQLEFHEAELSPGETPPPAALSKTGV, encoded by the coding sequence ATGACCACACACACCACCACGGCCGACAGCCCCCAGCCGCACAAGGAGAAGCCCCCCACCGGGCTCATCCCCATCCCCGTCGGCCCCGCCCGCGCCCTCACCACCGGCGGCGGCATCCTCACCATCATCTCCACGTTCATGGCCTGGACCTGGACCGCCAAATTCCCCGGCGACCTCACCGTCTACGGCTACCCCGGCGGCCTCCAAGTCCTCGTCCTCATCGCCGGCGCCCTCACCACACTCCTCGGACTCGCCTCCTACGGAGTAAAAGGCCTGCGCACCATCGCCCCCGCCGGCACCGACGCCGCACTCAAATACGCCGCCATCGCCGCGTTCACCACCGCCTGGTACACGATCATCGCGATCAGCGACACACTCGGCGGCCTCGCCAACCTCGAACCCGGCGGCTGGATAGCGGCCATCGCCACCCTCACCGCCCTCATCGGCGCCCTCGCCCTCCCCTTCCACCGGCCGCACACCTACCCGGTCGACGAAGAGGACAGCACCTGGGAACAGTTCAAACACCGCTGCCGCAACGCCAGCACCATCACCAAGGGCGCCTTCGCCGCCGACACCACCCCGGCACCGGCCCGCAAACTCAACTCGTACCTCGAAATCCTCATCATCATCGCGGCCCTCGCCGTCGGCCTGCTCGTCTTCACCTACGGCATCGGCACCGAATACGACGAACTCTTCATCGGCTTCCTCCTCACCGTCGGCTTCTGCTTCGCCGCACTCGCCAAAGCCGGACTCGTCGCCCAGGTCTCCACGTACACCGCACGCCACCGCAACGTCACCCTCACCGGCGCCTTCCTCGCCGCCGCCGCATTCCCCTTCACCCAGAGCGACGACCAATACGCCACCATCGGCGTCTACATCCTCATCTTCGCCACCGTCGCCCTCGGCCTGAACATCGTCGTCGGACTCGCCGGACTCCTCGACCTCGGATACGTCGCCTTCCTCGGCGTCGGCGCCTACGCCGCCTCCATGGTCTCCGGATCGCCTTCATCCCCCTTCGACGTCCACCTCCCCTTCTGGGGCGCCATCCTCGTCGGCGCAGGCGCATCCCTCGTCTTCGGCGTCCTCATCGGCGCCCCCACACTCCGCCTCCGCGGCGACTACCTCGCCATCGTCACCCTCGGATTCGGCGAAATCTTCCGCCTCGCCGCCAACAACTCCGACGGCTCCTCCGGACCCGACATCACCAACGGATCCAACGGAATCTCCTCCATCCCCAACCTCAAAATCTTCGGCTTCGACTTCGGCGTAGAGCACAGCATCCTCGGCCAGACCATCGGCCGATTCGCCAACTACTTCTTCCTGATGCTGCTCATCACCCTCGTCGTCGTCCTCGTCTTCCGACGCAGCGAGAACAGCCGCATCGGACGCGCCTGGGTCGCCATCCGCGAAGACGAAACCGCCGCACTCGCCATGGGCATCAACGGCTTCCGCGTCAAACTCATCGCCTTCGCCCTCGGCGCCTCACTCGCCGGCCTCGCCGGTACGGTCCAGGCGCACGTCACCTACACCGTGACGCCGGAGCAATACCAGTTCGCGAACTCCGTGCCCCCCAACTCCGCCTTCCTCCTGGCAGCCGTCGTCCTCGGCGGCATGGGCACCATCAGCGGCCCCCTCGTCGGCGCCGCACTGCTCTACCTCATCCCCAACAAACTCCAATTCCTCGGCGACTACCAGCTGTTCGCCTTCGGACTCGCACTCGTCCTCCTCATGCGCTTCCGCCCCGAAGGCCTCATCCCCAACCGCCGCCGCCAACTCGAATTCCACGAGGCCGAACTCAGCCCCGGCGAGACGCCGCCACCCGCAGCCCTCAGCAAGACAGGGGTCTGA